In Colias croceus chromosome 19, ilColCroc2.1, the following are encoded in one genomic region:
- the LOC123700447 gene encoding collagenase-like, producing MPPPRRHRAATAPLCCVYVRDRTAPAPTPHRRAGLPCLARFSDIKIVALLRDVSGITIIICINRFGCENDYLRDLQASIGSDNQANMFKLLCLVALVSQQAFGKIIPVDYVENIKQGPQGRIVSGADASPGQFPYQVAVRAIDQQGRLLACGGVIIDAEWVVTAAHCTATYASVVIIAGVNINDPEVAVESSEWYNHPTYNPEAPNAPQVNDIALIKLPSPLTFSDNVNKIQLESSANAEKNYDGVKLYASGFGRLWTDGSMSDTLKWVNLRGISNQECRRLYSWIVTDATLCAQYYDEVTQSICQGDTGGPLVEKNEDEEVLAGIGSFVAAAGCHNGLPTGFIRVAAFHAWFTEVTGIEFDSDEEVPEVTPEPESEEEESEESSEESSEESSEESSEESSEESSESDEEDSEEESPEEPENPEEPESPEEPENPEEPEEPENPEEPEEPENPEEPEEPENPEEEE from the exons ATGCCTCCGCCGCGCCGACACCGCGCCGCCACCGCGCCACTATGCTGTGTATACGTTCGCGACCGCACCGCCCCCGCGCCGACGCCGCACCGCCGTGCCGGTTTGCCGTGTTTGGCAAGATTTAGCGatatcaaaatcgtcgccttactccgtGACGTGTCG GGGATTACCATTATCATTTGCATTAACAGATTTGGTTGTGAAAACGACTATTTAAGAGACTTGCAGGCTTCTATCGGCAGTGATAACCAGGCAAACATGTTCAAACTACTGTGTCTTGTAGCTCTCGTCAGCCAACAG GCTTTCGGTAAAATCATTCCCGTTGATTATGTGGAAAACATCAAACAAG GGCCTCAAGGCCGTATCGTGTCGGGAGCCGATGCAAGCCCTGGCCAGTTCCCTTACCAAGTCGCTGTGAGAGCCATCGACCAACAAGGCAGGTTGCTGGCCTGCGGTGGTGTGATCATTGATGCGGAATGGGTGGTGACAGCTGCCCACTGCACTGCTAC cTACGCGTCCGTCGTGATCATTGCTGGCGTCAACATTAACGACCCCGAAGTTGCCGTCGAGAGCAGCGAGTGGTACAACCACCCAACCTACAACCCTGAGGCACCCAACGCGCCACAGGTCAACGACATCGCTTTGATCAAGTTGCCGTCACCCCTCACTTTTTCAG ACAACGTGAACAAGATCCAACTGGAATCATCTGCTAACGCCGAAAAGAACTACGATGGTGTCAAACTGTACGCCAGCGGCTTCGGAAGACTTTGGACTGATg GATCTATGTCTGACACACTTAAATGGGTAAACCTCCGCGGTATCAGCAACCAGGAGTGCCGTAGATTGTACTCATGGATTGTCACTGACGCCACCCTCTGCGCGCAGTACTACGACGAAGTTACTCAGTCCATCTGCCAG GGTGACACCGGTGGTCCTCTCGTTGAAAAGAACGAAGATGAAGAAGTTCTTGCTGGTATTGGTTCCTTCGTTGCTGCTGCTGGTTGCCACAACGGCTTGCCCACTG GTTTCATCCGTGTGGCAGCTTTCCACGCCTGGTTCACTGAAGTCACAGGCATCGAATTCGATTCAGATGAAGAAGTGCCTGAGGTAACACCAGAGCCAGAAAGCGAAGAGGAAGAGAGCGAGGAATCCAGTGAGGAATCCAGCGAGGAGTCCAGCGAGGAATCCAGCGAGGAATCCAGCGAAGAGTCCAGCGAGTCAGATGAAGAAGATTCTGAAGAAGAAAGCCCTGAAGAACCCGAGAACCCAGAAGAGCCTGAGAGCCCCGAAGAGCCTGAAAACCCTGAAGAGCCTGAAGAACCTGAAAACCCTGAAGAGCCCGAAGAACCAGAGAACCCTGAAGAACCCGAAGAGCCCGAGAATCCCGAAGAAGaggaataa